ataaatacaaattatattAAGATCCGAGAgttgtaaataataatttaatatacacGATTCtgaaaacttaattttataatctttcaaataaaaaatattttgaaatctagtatatgatattataatttataatttagttatagGGCACATGAAAATGTCTTGAAtttagtgttttttttttttaatattgaaaatgagtatatatttaatagtaagGAATGTACTCTCTCATACTTTAGTCTTTTGCCAAATGATATGTTAACCTTTACATCTGTAATTGGAAGTTTCAAACTCCAAGAATTACAATTAAAGAAATACTACCAATTAAGTAAAGGGTCGAAGTTGCTATGCTAAAGTACcaacaatatatattttaaaatatattaaacaattaatatatttattacctTTGTTTTggacaaaattaatttattatgttgCTATCAAAATGGGGTAATACACTTGTTGGAatcaaaagcaccatcatGGGACGGATCCCATGTCTGTTGGTCCATGATTAGACCTacctagttttttttttttttttcctttcatcaAAATATGTAGAAAGTGaataaagagagaagagaagaaatgGAATCATTTGATAGTGACAACAAAGATCAATTGAGTAAAGTTTAGTCCTTATATCAAAttctaaaaagtaaatatagtTATTTAAGAATGTATAGATAAGATGGTAGTAGTCTTTCCTAACTTAACTAAAAATGTATTAAAACTCTTGATGAGTTATTTTATCACATATAAGAGTCATATTCGGCACAttctaaattaacttattGAAATAGCCTACcaagttatataaatttctttaagaTCATCCCTTCAAAATTTCATTCCATTTTatgattttccttttaaaattgTCAGTAATTTAAAATCTCTTAAAACACAACACAATTTGAAGCTCAAAGCTATTGTCTCTCTCAAAGTTGCCATTTGATGCAACTGGGCAAGTTTTCAAATTAGGGGCTTGTCTACTAATCATTGAATGTAAAGCACAAAATGAAGTTGCCTTTGGATCACTATAATGTTAGAACCATAGCACCACTGCCATGCTCTCCTTATATAACACTaagaaaaaagtatatttacaGTGAAAATTTtgtcattaaaaaaataatatttcatcactgtataattttaacaaaaaaatctGTCATTAAATTGACTGTCgttataattttaacaattGAATGTCGTTCGtcgttaaaattttaaaaaatcagcTATATAGAGAACTTTTTTTATGGGTTGTCTTTAATTTCCGTCACTAAATGTggtttattttgtaattacaAGCTGCAGTATCATCCCCTCAAGGCAATTCAACAGAGCAGAATTATCCACAATAAAACCATACTTAATATCTATATCTGCCATTGCATGTATGTGTATTCAAGAATCAGGGCTATGAATATGGTACCtatcataaatataatgaaaacTTTTGGTAGACTTTTGAGTGAGTTAATCAACTTGGGCACGAGATGTACCTCTCTTGTTGTTCACTTCCTTATTCTTTGCATTCCATGCAAGTAAAGGGGATACATCAAGATTCTATGATAGTCACAccaactatatatatatggttttGAAAGATATGTGTAGTTGCATTATATTCCTCAAAGAAACAGAGAGAAGAGAAGGAGGAAAAATGGTATCAgaaaatggtaaagaagatgGGTTGAGTTATCCATTGATCATAGCAATGAAGGGTAGTTCAAGTACTGAAAAGAGCGAACTGGCCACCAAGTTAGCTTCATTTCTTCAGTATCCTCTCATTGATGAAGGAGATATCATCCTAGCCCTTAAAAGCTCAATTCCGTCCTTCTCCTCCACTGAAGATTACGAAGAAGAGTTGCCTCTTAAAATTGTTAGTCAAATCTGTTCAACTCAAATCAGTTTGAAGCTTCATGTCATTGTCAATTCTGAGCTCTCTCAACGTGCCCATTTTGAACATTTGGTGCAATTGGCAAGTTCCGAGGGGGCATCTTTGCTCATTATTGATTGTGAAGCTCAAAATGGTGATGCCCTTTATGATGCTGGGGATGTCCCAAAGCTCAACATCGATGTCTTAAAGCCATTTGTTTTGGAGGAATTTGTTCATGCAATTCTACAAGATGCCGAATTCCCTCAAGGTAATGTATCAAACCAACTTTGGGAAAATAATAGTACGAGATCTCTTGAGTAGGGaacttttttttccttcttgttTCTTGAGATCGGTGGAGTTCGAAAATTACCTTACTATGAGATTAAGGCATCAGTTCTTAAGTAAGATGCTTAAAGCACAAAGCATTGAGGCATTCTCTAACTATATTTTCATGTATGGTCTGTGATAACAGAAATTTATCTAGCAATGAGTAATGGAAATTAGTGAGATATATATGGCAATGCAAGTGGAGGAGCACAGAAGCATTCAGTCCAAACCGAAGAGCTAGCTTTGAAGTGAGATTCCGTTCAGCTTATGCAAGTTTTAGGATGTGTATTTACTAAATAATTGCTCATTTCAAGGAGCAGAGCAGTGTTTGTATTGTACACTTTGAACTCtgatatgtatttttaaatttatagtcTGAAATACACGTTATAGTATCAAAATACACTCAGCATTCAAAACGGCATGAGATGGTAAAAGTCACTTCAAGTTTATCTATAATCTTGAGTTCAAGACTCGAATATATACTGCGTTACAACTTTATCCGGTATACTACATAAAAACCAATAATACACTCATTTATTGTGTTGTATATGTGAATTGtaacatcaaataattaatatcctTCATTAGATAAAATACTTCAAATCTAGTTTCGGAGGAGGTTACAAGTACTGCTATATTGATTCTCAGCTAATTAAGTTTTGACAGTAACAGAACATTGACAGGTATGTAGAATCATAAATACAAAAAGTTTGAAGAGAATAGCTGACAGTCAT
The nucleotide sequence above comes from Ricinus communis isolate WT05 ecotype wild-type chromosome 6, ASM1957865v1, whole genome shotgun sequence. Encoded proteins:
- the LOC112534793 gene encoding uncharacterized protein LOC112534793 gives rise to the protein MVSENGKEDGLSYPLIIAMKGSSSTEKSELATKLASFLQYPLIDEGDIILALKSSIPSFSSTEDYEEELPLKIVSQICSTQISLKLHVIVNSELSQRAHFEHLVQLASSEGASLLIIDCEAQNGDALYDAGDVPKLNIDVLKPFVLEEFVHAILQDAEFPQEIYLAMSNGN